The Arachis hypogaea cultivar Tifrunner chromosome 14, arahy.Tifrunner.gnm2.J5K5, whole genome shotgun sequence genome has a segment encoding these proteins:
- the LOC112742442 gene encoding rust resistance kinase Lr10-like has protein sequence MLIWFIVTFLFLIDGKNIAVMVLGVLVSLYLKCRRSLKEDIPKFQTHHQQQPQFATLTIEKFLNDIEREKPVRFTDQQLQIATDNYSNLLGSGGFGAVYKGIFNGAMVAVKVLHGNCDKRSQAQFMAEMGTLGKIHHFNLVRLYGFCFEENLTALVYEYMGNGSLDKYLLKENNTLGFEKLHEIAVGTARGIAYLHEDCQQRIIHYDIKPANILLDRNFNPKVADFGLAMIYNRDNTHISMTGGGGGRGTPGYAAPELWMPFPVTHKCDVYSFGMLLFEIIGRRRNVDNNVPESQEWFPMWVWKKFDGGELQDSTLVSELLLEKHKEMVERMIKVALWCVQYRPESRPMMSAVVKMLEGSEEIPQPLNPFQYLMDNGFTTAHDHSPQDSSNMYTTSTTSSGSVIVVESNNIVSTTPIKSHNEIELLVSS, from the coding sequence ATGCTAATATGGTTCATTGTTACCTTTTTGTTTCTAATTGATGGCAAAAACATTGCAGTTATGGTGTTGGGCGTCCTAGTGAGTTTGTATTTAAAATGCCGCCGAAGTTTGAAGGAGGACATACCTAAGTTCCAGACGCATCACCAGCAACAACCACAATTTGCTACGCTCACTATAGAAAAATTCTTGAATGATATCGAAAGGGAGAAGCCAGTAAGATTCACTGATCAGCAGTTACAAATTGCAACCGATAACTACTCTAATTTGTTGGGATCAGGAGGTTTCGGTGCTGTTTACAAAGGGATTTTCAATGGCGCCATGGTAGCCGTGAAGGTCCTGCATGGAAATTGTGACAAAAGAAGTCAAGCACAGTTTATGGCAGAAATGGGAACACTTGGTAAAATCCACCATTTCAATCTTGTTCGGTTATATGGCTTTTGTTTTGAAGAAAACTTGACAGCATTGGTTTATGAGTACATGGGAAATGGATCTCTTGACAAGTATTTGTTAAAAGAAAACAACACGTTAGGATTTGAAAAGCTTCATGAGATAGCGGTTGGAACTGCAAGAGGCATTGCTTATTTGCATGAAGACTGCCAACAAAGAATTATTCACTATGACATTAAACCGGCCAATATTTTATTGGACCGGAATTTCAATCCTAAGGTTGCGGATTTTGGTTTGGCAATGATTTATAACAGGGATAACACTCATATATCTATGACCGGTGGAGGAGGAGGCAGGGGAACCCCCGGTTACGCTGCGCCGGAGCTATGGATGCCGTTCCCGGTGACTCACAAATGCGATGTCTATAGCTTTGGAATGTTGTTGTTTGAGATCATAGGTCGGAGAAGAAATGTTGATAATAATGTTCCTGAAAGCCAAGAGTGGTTTCCAATGTGGGTTTGGAAAAAATTTGATGGTGGAGAATTACAGGATTCAACATTAGTGTCTGAATTATTGTTGGAGAAACATAAGGAGATGGTAGAAAGAATGATTAAGGTAGCTTTGTGGTGTGTTCAGTATAGGCCAGAATCAAGGCCTATGATGAGTGCTGTTGTGAAAATGTTGGAAGGCTCTGAAGAAATTCCACAACCTTTGAACCCATTTCAATACTTGATGGACAATGGTTTCACTACTGCTCATGATCATTCACCTCAAGATTCATCAAATATGTACACTACTAGTACAACTTCAAGTGGTAGTGTGATTGTGGTGGAATCCAATAATATTGTATCTACTACTCCAATCAAGAGTCATAATGAGATCGAATTGTTAGTCTCTAGCTAG